A window from Camelus dromedarius isolate mCamDro1 chromosome 9, mCamDro1.pat, whole genome shotgun sequence encodes these proteins:
- the FGF21 gene encoding fibroblast growth factor 21, with amino-acid sequence MDWDEAKFKHLGLWVPVLTVLLLGACQARPIPDSSPLLQFGGQVRQRYLYTDDAQETEAHLEIRADGTVVGVARQSPESLLELKALKPGVIQILGVKTSRFLCQGPDGRLYGSLRFNPEACSFQELLLEDGYNVYQSEAFGFPLRLPPSSSSNRDPATRGPSRFLPLPGLPPAPPEPPGILAPEPPDVGSSDPLSMVGPSYSRSPSYTS; translated from the exons ATGGACTGGGACGAGGCCAAGTTCAAGCATCTGGGACTGTGGGTCCCAGTGCTAACTGTCCTTCTGCTGGGAGCCTGCCAGGCACGCCCCATTCCTgactccagccccctcctccaaTTCGGGGGCCAAGTCCGGCAGCGGTACCTCTACACGGATGACGCCCAGGAGACAGAAGCCCACCTGGAGATCAGGGCTGACGGCACAGTGGTGGGGGTGGCCCGCCAGAGCCCTGAAA GTCTCTTGGAGCTGAAAGCCCTGAAGCCAGGGGTAATTCAGATCTTGGGAGTCAAGACATCCAGGTTCCTGTGCCAGGGACCAGATGGGAGGCTGTATGGATCG CTCCGCTTCAATCCAGAGGCCTGCAGCTTCCAGGAGTTGCTTCTTGAGGATGGATACAACGTTTATCAGTCTGAGGCTTTTGGCTTCCCACTCCGCCTGCCCCCCAGCAGCTCCTCGAATCGGGATCCAGCTACCCGGGGACCTTCCCGCTTCCTGCCGCTGCCAGGCCTGCCCCCGGCACCTCCAGAGCCTCCAGGGATCTTGGCCCCCGAGCCTCCTGACGTGGGCTCCTCTGACCCCCTGAGCATGGTGGGGCCTTCATACAGCAGAAGCCCCAGCTACACTTCCTGA